Genomic window (Leptotrichia sp. oral taxon 212):
CCGTGTATTTCAAAAGTTTATCTTTTGACCATCCAGTGTCAGATATGTTAATTTCTGTAACTTTAAACACTCCTTTAGTCAATGTTCCTGTTTTATCCATAACTACTGTATGTACTTTATTTAGTGCCTCCAGATAATTTCCACCTTTAATAAGTATCCCGTGTCTTGAAGCTCCCCCTATTCCACCAAAGAAACCTAACGGTATGGAAATTACAAGGGCACAAGGGCATGATAAGACTAAAAATACCAGACCTTTATATATCCATTCAGAATAGTCGGCAAAAACCGCACCTCTTATAAATAAAGGCGGAACGAAAGAAATTAAGGCAGCGATAATAACAACTGTCGGAGTATAATAACCAGCAAATTTTGTTATAAAATTTTCAGTTTTAGATTTTTTACTGCTTGCATTCTGAACCAGATCCAGTATTTTAGAAACTGTTGATTCAGAAAACATTTTAGTCACTTTTATATTAATAAGACCTGTTTTATTAATATATCCGCTTAAAATCTGACTCCCTTCTCCCATTTCACGTGGAAGGGATTCACCTGTCAGAGCCGATGTATCAAAAGCCGAATATCCACTTATAATCTCTCCATCCAGCGGAACTTTTTCCCCTGGTTTTACAATTATAATATCTCCAGGTTTCACATCCTCAGGCGAGACTTTTTCTATTTTATCACCTATTTTCAAGTTTGCAAAATCAGGTCTTATATCCATCAGTTCAGAAATTGATTTTCTTGATCTGTTTACTGCTATTCCCTGAAACATTTCTCCCAGCTGATAAAAAAGCATTACTGCTACGGCTTCAGGATATTCCCCTACAGCAAATGCTCCTATTGTAGCAATGCTCATTAAAAAATTCTCATCAAAGATTCTTCCTCTTTTTATGTTGTTAAAAGCCTTTAAAAGTACATCTCCTCCAATTATTATATAGCTCAGGAGATATAGCCTCATTCTTGCACCTCTGTATTTAAAAGGCAAAGGCAGCATAAGAGCCAGACAGAAAAATATTCCTCCAACTATAAGAAGCTTTATTATTCTTCCAACTTCTCTTCCATGATTATGAGGATGTTCATGTACATCTTTATATCCATGATCAGTTTTATCATTTACCTTCCTTATTGAGGAAATAGTTACACCATCTTCAATACTATCTGCTATTTTCTGAATTGCGTCTATTAATTTCATTTCATTTGTTTCACTTGTTTTAAGAAGTATTTTTTCACCGATAAAGTCAAGATTTGCCTCTTCTATTTCATTAATATCATTTATTTTTTTTTCTATTTTAGCTGCACAATTTGCACAACGAAGCCCTTTTATAGATAAAATCATCTGGTTATTTCCATTTTTCATTTTTATCCCCTTTGACATAAATACATAATTCCCTAAATACATAATAATTCTAAGTCATGATATAAGACATATAAATTCTATTTTAAATTCTGCCAATTAACTGATTATCTTTTTTCAGATATATGAGTCAATCCCTGGTCAACAATGTGCTTAATATGGTCGTCATCTAATGAATAATAAACAACTTTCCCATCTTTTCTATGTTTTACAAGTCTTCCCTGTTTAAGAACTCTCAACTGATGCGAAATAGCCGATTGTGTCATTCCCAGTAAAGCCGCAATATCACATACGCACATCTCAGACTGAAATAAAGCGCTCAATATCTTGATTCTTGTACTATCACCTAATATTTTGAAAAAATCACCTAAATCATATAAAACTTCTTCCTCAGGTAACTTTATTTTATCGATTACTTCCTGATGTATTACAGGACATTCACAAACTAGTGTTTCTTTTTTCATTTCTCACCTCTCTAAGTATATTATAGTTTTTTCCTATAACATATGAGTCATAATTCATATGTTAATTATATAGAATTATGTATTTTTTGTCAACCGGTTTTATTAATTATCAAACAAATTAATATTTTTTTTATTGTCTGTTATTACTAACAATATGTTTCCCTTTTCTATTACAGTATCCGAATGTGGACTTATATTCAAATTGTCTTTCCCTTGTTTTATTCCTATAATATTCATTTCATACCTGTTACGTAAATCCAGTTCTTTTAAATTTTTTCCTATAAAATCTGCAGGAGCTTCAAATTCAAAGATGTTATATTCTTCAGAAAATCTGAAATAATCTGTCAGTTTAGGATTCATAACTTTTTTTGCCAAAGCCTCTCCCATTTCCTTTTCTGGATAGACAACTATATCTGCCCCTATCTTTTCTAAAACTTTTCCTTGCTTTTCGGTTCTGGCTTTACATATAATTTTTTTTATACCCAGTTCTTTTAAGGTAACCGTTATTAAAATACTGGACTGTATATCTGTTCCAATACATACAAAGGCAGTATCAAAATCATTATTAATAACTTTTTTCAGAGCATTTTCATCAGTTGCATTTAAAACTACAGCATCACCCACAAGCTGGTTATCAATAATTTGCTGTATAACTTCTTCATTCTCATCAATAGCTAAAACTGTTTTATTATTTTCATATAGTGTCCTTGCAACACTTTTTCCAAAACGTCCTATACCGATAACAAGATATCCTTCCATTTTTTATATTTCCTTTCTAAATCATCCTATTAATATATTTTCCTCAGGATATTTATGTTTTCCTGATTTTATTTTTTTTAATGACAATGCTGATACTATTGTAAGAGGACCTACTCTACCAATGAACATAGTAACTATTAATAAAATTTTAGACATATTTCCA
Coding sequences:
- a CDS encoding heavy metal translocating P-type ATPase, with amino-acid sequence MKNGNNQMILSIKGLRCANCAAKIEKKINDINEIEEANLDFIGEKILLKTSETNEMKLIDAIQKIADSIEDGVTISSIRKVNDKTDHGYKDVHEHPHNHGREVGRIIKLLIVGGIFFCLALMLPLPFKYRGARMRLYLLSYIIIGGDVLLKAFNNIKRGRIFDENFLMSIATIGAFAVGEYPEAVAVMLFYQLGEMFQGIAVNRSRKSISELMDIRPDFANLKIGDKIEKVSPEDVKPGDIIIVKPGEKVPLDGEIISGYSAFDTSALTGESLPREMGEGSQILSGYINKTGLINIKVTKMFSESTVSKILDLVQNASSKKSKTENFITKFAGYYTPTVVIIAALISFVPPLFIRGAVFADYSEWIYKGLVFLVLSCPCALVISIPLGFFGGIGGASRHGILIKGGNYLEALNKVHTVVMDKTGTLTKGVFKVTEINISDTGWSKDKLLKYTAYAESFSNHPIACSIVEEYENTHEKINKSLISDFEEISGYGIKVNVDGKKIAAGNAKLMKSENISFTESEEAGTVIYIAADGKYIGNILIADEIKEDSMKAVDEMKKNGVKEIVMLTGDTEKIGKNIAEKLHIDKVFAELLPDQKVQRLEELFMKRSDNEKIVFVGDGINDAPVLARADIGVAMGGVGSDAAIEAADVVIMNDEPSKIVTAIKIAKRTRTIVWQNIIIALGVKFIVLALGIGGHATMWEAVFADVGVALLAILNAMRVMKGKF
- a CDS encoding metalloregulator ArsR/SmtB family transcription factor, whose amino-acid sequence is MKKETLVCECPVIHQEVIDKIKLPEEEVLYDLGDFFKILGDSTRIKILSALFQSEMCVCDIAALLGMTQSAISHQLRVLKQGRLVKHRKDGKVVYYSLDDDHIKHIVDQGLTHISEKR
- a CDS encoding TrkA family potassium uptake protein: MEGYLVIGIGRFGKSVARTLYENNKTVLAIDENEEVIQQIIDNQLVGDAVVLNATDENALKKVINNDFDTAFVCIGTDIQSSILITVTLKELGIKKIICKARTEKQGKVLEKIGADIVVYPEKEMGEALAKKVMNPKLTDYFRFSEEYNIFEFEAPADFIGKNLKELDLRNRYEMNIIGIKQGKDNLNISPHSDTVIEKGNILLVITDNKKNINLFDN